From the genome of Mya arenaria isolate MELC-2E11 chromosome 5, ASM2691426v1:
gttgaAAGGTGGTTTTGACTATGGCAACAACTTGTATCAAAATCAGAATCTCAAAATGAACATATAACGATCATACCAGCTTAGTAATGCTTAACATCGGTCTTTTAATCATTCCTGCCCATAACGaccaaaaaaatcaatcataGGGAAGAATGATCAGGACCGAgggttttacaaaaataaaccaGTTAACAACATTAGAACATGAACCTTCCCAAAAATAGATTTATTCCAACCAATCAACACGTACAAAAACCTTTCTCTAGAAAACCTGTTAATTCAGTCTTTGACCCTCGTGAAAGAACTCATGTTATTCATGATaactaaatacaaaaataaacataagagATAAAAATCAGTCAGAATTATGCCGCTAAAGGTTCAGCTGGTTTAGGGGACGGCCATTTAAAGTCTTTTTGTGGGGTACCGGGTGGAGTGAGGACTTTGGGAGAAGTGATAGCTGGCAGTGGGCTCTGGGCGGCCATGTTGGGGCTGGCCGACTTCACTCTATAGCCCTGAGATGCGGGTCGGGGCCAGTCAATGTTTGGTGTGACTGGCTTAACAGGCATTTGTATACCGGGAGAAGCAGGGACATCCACGCTGGATATGGGCAACGGAGCCTGGGCCCCTGATCGGAAACCTGATCCTGGTCCCATGGGAGAAAGCTGAGTGGCTCCGTTTGCAGCTTTAGGGGAGAGTGTTTTGTCTGCATTCTTGTCAGCCTTCACTGGCAGTGGGGATGGAACCtacaaaaatgatgattttaaaaAGTCTGGAAACCTCTCCTATAATTTTCGCTGTTCGGTATTGTTAATGATTTATGTaacttttcatttcttgttCATACCAGAATTGAATGAATTCCTACTCAACAAAAGtgaattatgtttatcatttatacAAAGATCTGTATCCGAACATTTTgattcaacaaaatatttctatcTTCAAAATAAGGTTATGTACATAATTGGTTAACAAGTCCCACTTGCTATTCTTTTCAATGTCAACAAAGTTTCAACTCAATGGAATGATGCATACCTTGCACTGTTTGAGTTTCCCTCCCAGCATGA
Proteins encoded in this window:
- the LOC128236207 gene encoding protein Flattop homolog isoform X2 — its product is MSLHFSANQYEKNFKPTLLQNWEVPRAYRERPRAFVGFTQIVASDRGHLLTGVKRSRESPWGTHIGTWDMPIKIPGNNMMNATARTENATLRLERIKSDGDIMLGGKLKQCKVPSPLPVKADKNADKTLSPKAANGATQLSPMGPGSGFRSGAQAPLPISSVDVPASPGIQMPVKPVTPNIDWPRPASQGYRVKSASPNMAAQSPLPAITSPKVLTPPGTPQKDFKWPSPKPAEPLAA
- the LOC128236207 gene encoding protein Flattop homolog isoform X1, whose protein sequence is MSLHFSANQYEKNFKPTLLQNWEVPRAYREKMIARGMRDTRPRAFVGFTQIVASDRGHLLTGVKRSRESPWGTHIGTWDMPIKIPGNNMMNATARTENATLRLERIKSDGDIMLGGKLKQCKVPSPLPVKADKNADKTLSPKAANGATQLSPMGPGSGFRSGAQAPLPISSVDVPASPGIQMPVKPVTPNIDWPRPASQGYRVKSASPNMAAQSPLPAITSPKVLTPPGTPQKDFKWPSPKPAEPLAA